One part of the Mesorhizobium sp. M4B.F.Ca.ET.058.02.1.1 genome encodes these proteins:
- a CDS encoding caspase family protein encodes MIRLTRRTLLAGASALTAVGTLSFRALAAQRTYYALLVACTDYPNLPKKNWLIGPKNDAGLVRDYLLRNTPAPVKFAPENVTLLAKDVDGAAGLPTHAAIKAALASLASRVKCDDFVYLHLSGHGAQQPEATNSDETDGLDEIFLPVDIEKWVNREAGVPNALVDNEVGAALDTIRDKGAFVWVVFDCCHSGTATRAAEVDDELERKVEFADLVGGSKTERAAAVKLYDDITATASRGFDENGQRKPAFNLTPTGAEPTTKGKLVAFYAAQTIETTPEMPLPKGTADAPRFGLFTFTILSKLAENPNVTYRQLGQAVLQQYSADSRTRPTPLFEGELDARVFGTDRTDAVMQWPLVIKDDAATIGAGLLQRLAPGSKLAILPSALSQLSDALGYVEVQSARNLEAWVKPVELDGKPALTLAAIPANAYARIAELAVDYKLVVARPAATDGLDKETALVNSVLDELAAREKSGFHVELVEPGKRADLRLAVLRENAIAGAATDATDKPALWFLPASGDVTLKDGGRPPLIIIRPDNRAKLAEAAARNLTTIFRATGLSRLAAASDYRPEEVSVEFEIRRQGGDALEPLQASTVPRVSPGDEMHIKARNDSDKYVDINVLYVGSDYSITHIVAERLAPANGSPDAGLREGLLAFTDTSFGMERMIAVLTEAPPQSEKEDLSFLAQDGVPSATRAAGGSGFSDMLTDIGMAPSTRSVMKLTDRSGPKGAVMIFPMETVPRA; translated from the coding sequence ATGATCAGATTGACACGCCGGACGCTGCTTGCCGGCGCCTCCGCGCTGACGGCAGTCGGCACGCTGTCGTTTCGTGCGCTTGCCGCCCAGCGCACCTATTACGCGCTGCTGGTCGCTTGCACCGACTATCCGAACCTGCCGAAGAAGAACTGGCTGATCGGGCCGAAGAACGATGCCGGCCTGGTGCGCGACTACCTGCTGAGGAACACCCCGGCCCCGGTGAAGTTCGCGCCCGAGAACGTCACCCTGCTTGCCAAGGATGTCGACGGCGCCGCCGGCCTGCCGACGCACGCCGCGATCAAGGCGGCGCTGGCCAGCCTCGCCTCCAGGGTCAAGTGCGACGACTTCGTCTATCTGCATCTGTCCGGCCATGGCGCGCAGCAGCCCGAGGCGACCAACAGCGACGAGACCGACGGCCTCGACGAGATCTTCCTTCCCGTCGACATCGAGAAATGGGTCAACCGTGAGGCCGGCGTGCCCAACGCGCTCGTCGACAATGAGGTCGGCGCCGCGCTCGACACCATCCGCGACAAGGGCGCTTTCGTCTGGGTGGTGTTCGACTGCTGCCATTCCGGCACCGCGACACGCGCCGCCGAGGTCGACGACGAGCTGGAGCGCAAGGTCGAGTTCGCCGATCTGGTCGGCGGCAGCAAGACCGAGCGGGCGGCTGCGGTGAAGCTCTATGACGACATCACGGCGACGGCCTCGCGCGGCTTCGACGAGAACGGCCAGCGCAAGCCCGCCTTCAACCTGACGCCAACCGGCGCCGAACCGACCACGAAGGGCAAGCTGGTCGCCTTCTATGCCGCGCAGACGATCGAGACGACGCCGGAGATGCCGCTGCCCAAGGGCACCGCCGACGCGCCGCGCTTCGGTCTGTTCACCTTCACCATCCTGTCCAAGCTGGCGGAGAACCCCAACGTCACCTACCGCCAGCTCGGCCAGGCGGTGCTGCAACAATATTCGGCCGACAGCCGCACGCGGCCGACGCCGCTCTTCGAAGGCGAGCTTGACGCCCGCGTCTTCGGCACCGACAGGACCGACGCGGTGATGCAATGGCCGCTGGTCATCAAGGACGATGCGGCGACGATCGGCGCCGGGCTGCTCCAGCGCCTCGCCCCCGGCAGCAAGCTCGCCATCCTGCCATCGGCGCTGTCGCAATTGTCGGATGCGCTCGGCTATGTCGAGGTGCAGTCGGCCAGGAACCTCGAGGCTTGGGTGAAGCCGGTGGAGCTCGACGGCAAGCCGGCCCTGACGCTGGCCGCTATCCCGGCCAATGCCTATGCGCGCATCGCCGAACTCGCCGTCGACTACAAGCTCGTGGTGGCGCGCCCGGCGGCGACCGACGGCCTCGACAAGGAGACCGCGCTGGTCAACTCGGTTCTGGACGAACTGGCGGCCAGGGAGAAATCCGGATTCCACGTCGAGCTGGTCGAGCCCGGCAAGAGAGCCGACCTACGGCTGGCGGTGCTGCGCGAGAATGCGATTGCCGGCGCGGCCACCGATGCGACCGACAAGCCGGCGCTATGGTTCCTGCCGGCTTCCGGCGACGTGACGCTGAAGGACGGCGGCAGGCCGCCGCTGATCATCATCCGCCCGGATAACCGGGCAAAGCTGGCCGAGGCGGCGGCGAGGAACCTGACCACCATCTTCCGCGCCACCGGCCTCTCCAGGCTGGCCGCAGCGTCCGACTACCGGCCGGAAGAGGTCAGTGTCGAGTTCGAGATCAGGCGCCAAGGCGGCGACGCGCTGGAGCCGCTGCAGGCCTCGACCGTGCCGCGCGTCTCGCCGGGTGACGAGATGCACATCAAGGCCAGGAACGATTCCGACAAATATGTCGACATCAACGTGCTCTATGTCGGCAGCGACTATTCCATCACCCATATCGTCGCCGAGCGGCTGGCGCCCGCCAACGGCTCGCCGGATGCCGGCTTGCGGGAAGGACTGCTGGCCTTCACCGACACCAGCTTCGGTATGGAGCGGATGATCGCGGTGCTGACCGAGGCGCCGCCGCAGAGCGAGAAGGAGGACCTGAGCTTCCTGGCGCAGGACGGCGTGCCCTCGGCCACCCGCGCGGCCGGCGGCTCCGGCTTCTCCGACATGCTGACCGATATCGGCATGGCGCCCTCGACGCGCTCGGTGATGAAGCTTACCGACAGGAGCGGCCCAAAGGGCGCGGTGATGATCTTTCCGATGGAGACGGTGCCGCGCGCCTGA
- a CDS encoding Fur family transcriptional regulator has protein sequence MAARDVLTKNQLCVLEKLEAASGPLSAYMLLDQLRERGFRAPLQVYRALDTLVKSGFVHRLESLNSFVACAEPHDHSHSMTAFAICDTCGQVTEMSDHDVDHRLDEWVRSTGFAAKKAVIEFRGVCAKCRAEAA, from the coding sequence ATGGCGGCAAGGGATGTGCTGACGAAGAACCAGTTGTGTGTGCTCGAAAAGCTCGAGGCCGCCAGCGGACCGCTTAGCGCCTACATGCTGCTCGACCAGCTGCGCGAACGTGGCTTCCGCGCGCCGCTGCAGGTCTATCGCGCGCTTGACACGCTGGTGAAGTCGGGTTTCGTGCACCGGCTGGAGAGCCTCAACTCCTTCGTTGCCTGCGCCGAGCCGCATGATCACAGCCATTCGATGACCGCCTTCGCCATTTGCGACACATGCGGCCAGGTGACCGAGATGTCCGACCATGATGTCGACCACCGGCTCGACGAATGGGTGCGCTCGACGGGCTTTGCCGCCAAGAAGGCGGTGATCGAGTTCCGCGGCGTTTGCGCCAAGTGCCGGGCCGAGGCCGCCTAG
- a CDS encoding LysE family translocator, whose translation MNALLPPSTATVLSFSLACLLIELTPGPNMTYLALISASEGRRAGFATVAGIALGLATVGAVAAFGVAELIQASRPFYEGLRWAGVLFLLYLAWEGWTAGTDVVSSAGGARGKHFMRGLVTNLLNPKAAVFYVAVLPTFVDAGRPVLSQTVLLSAVYVAIATAVHGVIVALAGTLEPFLNDPRRERFARRLLSALLALVAFWFAWSTKH comes from the coding sequence GTGAACGCGTTGCTGCCGCCCTCGACAGCCACCGTCCTTTCCTTCTCGCTCGCATGCCTGCTGATCGAACTGACGCCGGGTCCGAACATGACCTATCTGGCGCTGATTTCCGCCAGCGAAGGACGCCGCGCCGGCTTTGCCACGGTGGCGGGTATCGCGTTGGGACTGGCGACCGTCGGCGCGGTCGCGGCCTTCGGCGTCGCCGAACTGATCCAGGCATCGCGGCCGTTCTACGAGGGACTTCGCTGGGCCGGGGTGCTATTCCTTCTCTACCTCGCCTGGGAGGGCTGGACCGCGGGAACGGACGTCGTATCGAGCGCCGGCGGCGCGCGCGGCAAGCATTTCATGCGCGGACTCGTCACCAATCTCTTGAACCCCAAGGCGGCGGTCTTCTACGTCGCCGTGCTGCCGACCTTCGTCGATGCCGGACGGCCGGTCCTCTCCCAGACAGTCCTGCTCAGCGCGGTCTATGTGGCGATCGCGACCGCTGTTCACGGCGTCATCGTCGCTCTGGCGGGGACGCTGGAACCGTTCCTCAACGATCCCCGCAGGGAGCGATTTGCCCGACGGCTGCTTTCAGCGCTGCTGGCGCTGGTCGCGTTCTGGTTCGCCTGGTCGACCAAGCACTGA
- the polA gene encoding DNA polymerase I, whose product MKKGDHLFLVDGSGYIFRAYHALPPLNRKSDGLPTNAVLGFCNMVWKLMQDARNTDVGVVPTHFAVIFDYSSKTFRNELYPEYKANRSAPPEDLIPQFGLIRQATTAFNLPCIEMEGFEADDLIATYCRLACEAGGDTTIISSDKDLMQLVGPTVGMYDPMKDRQIGIPEVIEKWGVPPEKMIDLQALTGDSVDNVPGVPGIGPKTAAQLLEQFGDLDALLARAAEIKQEKRRESIIANADKARISRQLVTLKNDVPVAEGLGDFELHAPDGPKLIGFLKTMEFTTLTRRVAEATGTEIGDVQAAAVTIERADTAHGPDVGAGAPPAARSTPAGNDADKPAPAIRAEDAPPQGDTPSLLSALRLEQAAARKIDTSAYVAIRDAAALTAWIAEAREAGVLAFDTEASSPDPMQAELIGLSMAVAPGRAAYLPLVHKSGTGDLLGGGMLENQIPVREALALLKPLLQDGSVLKIVQDLKYDIVVMSRHGIEIGPFDDTMLISYVLDAGTSGGHDLAGLSEKWLGHAPASKKELAGSGKSAVGFDQVDIERATAYAAGQADITLRLWQVLKPRLAAKGLVSVYERLERPLVPVLARMEQRGISVDRQILSRLSGELAQGAARVEEEIYGIVGERINIGSPKQLGDILFGKMGLPGGSKTKTGQWSTSAQLLEDLAAEGHELPRKIVDWRQLTKLKSTYTDALPGFIHPDTKRVHTSYALAATTTGRLSSSDPNLQNIPVRTAEGRKIRTAFIAEKGHKLVSADYSQIELRVLAHVAEIPQLKQAFADGADIHAITASEMFNVPVEGMPSEVRRRAKAINFGIIYGISAFGLANQLSIPREEAGAYIKKYFERFPGIRDYIEATKAYAREYGYVETIFGRRIHYPEIRASNPSIRAFNERASINARLQGTAADIIRRAMVHMEEALEKAGLSARMLLQVHDELIFETVEAEVEATLPVVRRVMENAPMPAVSMSVPLHVDARAADNWDEAH is encoded by the coding sequence ATGAAAAAAGGCGATCATCTCTTCCTCGTCGACGGCTCCGGCTACATTTTCCGCGCCTATCACGCGCTGCCGCCGCTCAATCGCAAATCCGACGGCTTGCCCACCAATGCGGTGCTCGGCTTCTGCAACATGGTGTGGAAGCTGATGCAGGATGCCCGCAACACCGATGTCGGCGTGGTGCCGACGCATTTCGCCGTCATCTTCGACTATTCCTCGAAGACCTTCCGCAACGAGCTCTACCCCGAATACAAGGCCAACCGCTCGGCACCGCCAGAGGACCTGATCCCGCAGTTCGGCCTGATCCGCCAGGCGACCACGGCTTTCAATCTTCCCTGCATCGAGATGGAGGGCTTCGAGGCCGACGACCTCATCGCCACTTATTGCCGGCTTGCCTGCGAGGCTGGCGGCGACACCACTATCATCTCCTCCGACAAGGATCTGATGCAGCTGGTCGGTCCCACGGTCGGCATGTACGACCCGATGAAGGATCGCCAGATCGGCATCCCCGAAGTGATCGAGAAATGGGGCGTGCCGCCGGAGAAGATGATCGACCTGCAGGCGCTCACCGGCGACTCGGTCGACAATGTGCCGGGCGTGCCCGGCATCGGGCCGAAGACGGCGGCGCAGCTCCTGGAGCAGTTCGGCGACCTCGACGCGCTGCTGGCGCGCGCCGCCGAGATCAAGCAGGAGAAGCGGCGGGAATCGATCATCGCCAATGCCGACAAGGCGCGCATCTCGCGCCAGCTGGTGACGCTGAAGAACGACGTGCCGGTCGCCGAGGGGCTCGGCGACTTCGAGCTGCACGCGCCGGACGGGCCGAAGCTGATCGGCTTCCTCAAAACCATGGAATTCACCACGCTGACCCGCCGCGTCGCCGAAGCGACCGGAACCGAGATCGGCGACGTCCAGGCCGCCGCCGTCACCATCGAGCGCGCCGATACCGCGCACGGACCCGATGTCGGAGCCGGCGCGCCGCCGGCAGCACGGTCCACGCCCGCCGGCAACGACGCCGACAAGCCAGCGCCGGCCATCCGGGCAGAAGACGCGCCGCCGCAGGGCGACACCCCTTCCCTGCTCTCGGCGCTTCGCCTGGAACAGGCGGCGGCGCGCAAGATCGACACGTCGGCCTATGTCGCCATTCGCGATGCGGCGGCGCTGACGGCCTGGATCGCCGAGGCACGGGAAGCCGGTGTCCTCGCCTTCGACACCGAGGCCAGCTCGCCCGACCCGATGCAGGCCGAGTTGATCGGCCTGTCCATGGCGGTCGCGCCCGGCCGCGCCGCCTATCTGCCGCTCGTCCACAAGAGCGGCACCGGCGACTTGCTGGGCGGCGGCATGCTGGAGAACCAGATCCCCGTCCGCGAGGCATTGGCGCTGCTGAAGCCTCTCTTGCAGGACGGGTCCGTTCTCAAGATCGTGCAGGACCTGAAATACGACATCGTCGTGATGAGCCGCCACGGCATCGAGATCGGCCCATTCGACGACACGATGCTGATCTCCTATGTGCTTGATGCCGGCACGTCCGGCGGCCACGACCTGGCCGGCCTCTCGGAAAAATGGCTGGGCCACGCCCCGGCCTCCAAGAAGGAGCTTGCCGGATCGGGGAAAAGCGCCGTCGGCTTCGATCAAGTCGATATCGAGCGCGCGACCGCCTACGCCGCCGGGCAGGCCGATATCACGCTGAGGCTCTGGCAGGTGCTGAAGCCCAGGCTTGCCGCCAAGGGCCTCGTTTCCGTCTATGAGCGGCTGGAACGGCCGCTGGTGCCGGTGCTGGCGCGGATGGAGCAGCGCGGCATCTCCGTCGACCGACAGATCCTCTCCCGGCTGTCGGGCGAGCTGGCGCAGGGTGCCGCCCGCGTTGAGGAGGAGATCTACGGCATCGTCGGCGAGCGCATCAACATCGGCTCGCCGAAACAGCTCGGCGACATTTTGTTCGGCAAGATGGGCCTGCCGGGCGGCTCCAAGACCAAGACCGGCCAATGGTCGACATCGGCGCAGCTCCTGGAGGACCTTGCCGCCGAAGGCCATGAACTGCCGCGCAAGATCGTTGACTGGCGCCAGCTCACCAAACTGAAATCGACCTATACCGACGCGCTGCCTGGCTTCATCCACCCCGACACGAAGCGCGTCCACACCTCCTATGCGCTGGCGGCGACGACAACTGGACGTCTCTCGTCCTCCGACCCCAATCTGCAGAACATCCCGGTGCGTACCGCCGAGGGGCGCAAGATCAGGACCGCCTTCATTGCCGAAAAGGGCCACAAGCTGGTCTCTGCCGACTACAGCCAGATCGAATTGCGGGTGCTCGCCCATGTTGCCGAGATCCCGCAGCTGAAGCAGGCCTTCGCCGACGGCGCCGACATCCACGCCATCACGGCATCCGAGATGTTCAACGTGCCGGTCGAAGGCATGCCTTCGGAGGTGCGCCGCCGCGCCAAGGCGATCAATTTCGGCATCATCTACGGCATTTCGGCCTTCGGTCTTGCCAACCAACTATCGATCCCGCGCGAGGAGGCCGGCGCCTACATCAAGAAATATTTCGAGCGCTTCCCGGGCATCCGCGACTATATCGAGGCGACCAAGGCCTACGCCCGCGAATATGGCTATGTCGAAACCATCTTCGGCCGCCGCATCCACTATCCGGAGATAAGAGCCTCCAATCCCTCCATCCGCGCCTTCAACGAGCGCGCCTCGATAAACGCCAGGCTGCAGGGCACCGCCGCCGACATCATCCGCCGCGCCATGGTGCATATGGAGGAGGCGCTGGAGAAGGCCGGCCTGTCGGCCCGCATGCTGCTGCAGGTGCATGACGAGCTGATCTTCGAGACGGTGGAAGCCGAGGTCGAGGCGACGCTTCCCGTCGTGCGCCGTGTGATGGAGAACGCGCCGATGCCGGCGGTGTCGATGTCGGTGCCGCTGCATGTCGATGCGCGGGCCGCCGACAATTGGGACGAGGCGCATTGA
- a CDS encoding M20/M25/M40 family metallo-hydrolase, with amino-acid sequence MSRISPVLDRLDQNLDQSLERLFGLLGIKSISTDPAFAEDCHKAAEWLVAELKLIGFDASVRDTPGHPMVVAHHDGPAGAPHVLFYGHYDVQPVDPIELWESDPFAPAIKEIEPGRKIITGRGSADDKGQLMTFVEACRAWKQVHGGLPCRITILFEGEEESGSPSLKPFLAANAAELKTDFALVCDTGMWDRETPSICVSLRGMVGEEITVKAADRDLHSGLYGGAAANPIRILAGILADIHDKDGRITIPGFYDGVEETPSQVLKSWETLGETAESFLGPIGLSILAGEKGRSVLELTWARPTAEFNGIIGGYTGKGFKTVIAAEASAKVSFRLVHKQDPEKIRAAFQAFVQERIPADCSVEFHPHGGSPAIKLSYDSPFLAKAKEALSDEWAKQAVITGGGGSIPVVGDFQTYLGLESLLVGFGLDDDRIHSPNEKYELTSFHKGQRSWARILDALTR; translated from the coding sequence ATGTCCAGAATCTCCCCCGTCCTCGATCGTCTCGACCAGAATCTCGACCAGAGCCTCGAGCGCCTGTTCGGCCTGCTCGGCATCAAGTCGATCTCCACCGACCCGGCCTTTGCCGAGGATTGCCACAAGGCGGCGGAATGGCTGGTGGCCGAGCTGAAGCTGATCGGCTTCGACGCCAGCGTGCGCGACACGCCCGGCCATCCGATGGTGGTGGCGCATCACGACGGGCCAGCGGGCGCGCCGCATGTGCTGTTCTACGGCCATTACGACGTGCAGCCGGTCGATCCGATCGAATTGTGGGAAAGCGATCCATTCGCGCCGGCGATCAAGGAGATCGAGCCTGGCCGCAAGATAATCACCGGCCGCGGTTCGGCCGACGACAAGGGGCAGTTGATGACCTTCGTCGAGGCCTGCCGCGCCTGGAAGCAGGTGCATGGCGGCCTGCCTTGCCGCATCACCATCCTGTTCGAGGGCGAGGAAGAGTCCGGCTCGCCGTCGTTGAAGCCGTTCCTCGCGGCCAATGCCGCCGAGCTCAAGACCGACTTCGCGCTCGTCTGCGACACCGGCATGTGGGATCGCGAGACGCCCTCCATCTGCGTGTCGCTGCGCGGCATGGTCGGCGAGGAAATCACCGTCAAAGCGGCCGATCGCGACCTGCATTCGGGGCTCTATGGCGGGGCTGCCGCCAATCCGATCCGGATCCTGGCCGGGATCCTGGCCGATATCCACGACAAGGATGGGCGCATCACCATCCCGGGCTTCTATGACGGTGTCGAGGAGACGCCGTCGCAGGTGCTGAAGTCGTGGGAAACGCTCGGCGAGACCGCCGAGAGCTTCCTCGGGCCGATCGGCCTGTCGATCCTCGCCGGCGAAAAGGGCCGCTCGGTGCTCGAACTGACCTGGGCGCGGCCGACGGCGGAGTTCAACGGCATTATCGGCGGCTATACCGGCAAGGGCTTCAAGACGGTGATCGCGGCGGAGGCCTCGGCCAAGGTGTCGTTCCGCCTCGTCCACAAGCAGGACCCCGAGAAGATCCGGGCTGCGTTCCAGGCTTTCGTTCAAGAACGCATCCCGGCTGACTGCTCGGTCGAATTCCATCCGCATGGCGGCTCGCCGGCGATCAAGCTCTCCTACGACTCGCCGTTCCTGGCCAAGGCCAAGGAGGCGCTGTCCGACGAATGGGCGAAACAGGCGGTGATCACCGGCGGCGGCGGCTCGATCCCCGTGGTCGGCGATTTCCAGACCTATCTCGGCCTGGAGTCGCTGCTGGTCGGCTTCGGTCTCGACGATGACCGCATTCACTCGCCCAACGAGAAATACGAGCTCACTTCGTTCCACAAAGGGCAGCGCTCCTGGGCCCGTATTCTCGACGCGCTGACGCGCTGA
- a CDS encoding ribonuclease D, which yields MSDIRFHKNDLPDLSHYNVGAVAIDTETLGLNPHRDRLCVVQISPGDGSADVIQIAPGQKKAPNLVSLLRNRSVTKLFHYGRFDIAVLYNAFGVVAEPVFCTKIASRLTRTYTDRHGLKDICGELLGVTLSKVQQSSDWAAETLSPEQLEYAASDVLYLHRLREVLAARLAREGRTKEADACFRFLPTRAKLDLMGWGEEDIFAHS from the coding sequence ATGAGCGACATCCGCTTCCACAAGAACGACTTGCCCGACCTGTCCCACTACAATGTCGGGGCAGTGGCCATCGACACCGAGACGTTGGGTTTGAACCCGCATCGCGATCGTCTCTGCGTGGTGCAGATCTCGCCGGGCGACGGCAGCGCCGACGTCATCCAGATCGCGCCCGGCCAGAAGAAGGCGCCGAACCTGGTCAGCCTGCTCCGCAACCGCAGCGTCACCAAGCTGTTCCATTACGGCCGCTTCGACATCGCCGTGCTCTACAACGCCTTCGGCGTCGTGGCGGAACCAGTGTTCTGCACCAAGATAGCCTCGCGCTTGACCCGCACCTATACCGACCGGCATGGGCTGAAGGACATTTGCGGCGAGCTTCTCGGAGTCACCTTGTCGAAGGTACAGCAATCGTCGGACTGGGCGGCGGAGACCCTGTCGCCGGAACAGCTCGAATATGCCGCCTCCGACGTACTCTATCTGCACCGGCTGCGCGAGGTGCTGGCCGCCCGGCTGGCGCGCGAGGGCCGCACGAAGGAGGCCGACGCCTGCTTCCGCTTCCTGCCGACGCGTGCCAAACTAGACCTGATGGGCTGGGGCGAGGAGGATATCTTCGCCCATAGCTGA
- a CDS encoding GlsB/YeaQ/YmgE family stress response membrane protein: MGIESLLIFIIIGAIAGWLAGLVVSGFGFGLIGNIIVGIIGAFIAGWLFPRLGFAIGGGILAAIINATLGAIILLLVVKVLKRA, from the coding sequence ATGGGTATCGAAAGCCTTCTCATCTTCATCATCATCGGCGCCATCGCCGGCTGGCTCGCCGGCCTCGTCGTGTCGGGCTTCGGCTTCGGCCTGATCGGTAACATCATCGTCGGCATCATCGGCGCCTTCATCGCCGGCTGGCTGTTCCCGAGGCTCGGCTTTGCCATAGGCGGCGGCATACTCGCCGCCATCATCAATGCCACGCTCGGCGCCATCATCCTGCTGCTGGTGGTCAAGGTGTTGAAGCGAGCGTGA
- a CDS encoding protamine-2 (modular protein) yields the protein MDRRLFLTGMLGLAGAAAVVSAVRPISAVAGIPDAGSGILDELEAQDRQAWEDDGTEADLQTVSHRYWRRRRRRRRAWRRYCRTYWRYGRLRRRCYRRRVWIWFRL from the coding sequence ATGGATCGCCGATTATTCTTGACGGGAATGCTGGGCTTGGCGGGGGCGGCCGCAGTCGTCAGCGCGGTTCGGCCCATCAGCGCCGTGGCCGGCATTCCGGACGCGGGAAGCGGTATCCTCGACGAGCTCGAGGCGCAGGACAGGCAGGCCTGGGAGGACGACGGCACCGAAGCGGATCTGCAAACCGTCTCGCATCGCTATTGGCGCCGGCGCAGGAGACGGCGGCGCGCCTGGAGACGTTACTGCCGCACCTACTGGCGGTACGGCCGCCTGCGCAGGCGCTGCTATCGCCGGCGCGTCTGGATCTGGTTCCGGCTTTAG
- a CDS encoding APC family permease, giving the protein MRRAAASKHRDVASREPIDKTIQAYHMIGRLSIDREGILDRVSSDASRLQELGYRQQLRRGLGVFSTFSIGVATVAPVVGLYAIFGLGMNLSGPVWVWLLVLSLVGQVLVAVVYAELASEFPIAGGPYQWVRRLIGPDAGIFTGLIYLVAVSAALATVAFLAAPWFAQLLGLQPSPGGHMLLSFCVLLASLLVNAGGVQVVRVAVNFGIAAEIIASMLIGSMLLVFFRTHDVTVLFSSMGAPTSLGAALATLAVCGWAFVGFDASASVAEETTGAGANVPRAILAATAVVGIAVVLVAVAVILATGDLQAVISGSEMDPVTATVVASLGGWSRMPFLAVVAITFFACCISMQAYLGRVIFSLARDGVLPFSRKLASVSEGRKVPLVAMTTMTLIASACLLLGFNEGAVGTMISFGTAGLYITFLLVVAAALYARVSGKWRPDGSLRLGALGTPVNVAALVWLVFETINIAWPRVELAPPNAPVWQVWAAIWVFAVVAALAVIYIGAWRRKNLAAE; this is encoded by the coding sequence TTGAGAAGAGCTGCTGCAAGCAAGCATCGCGACGTCGCGAGTCGTGAGCCGATTGACAAAACAATCCAAGCCTATCATATGATAGGTAGACTATCGATTGATAGGGAGGGGATCTTGGATCGAGTGAGCTCGGACGCTTCACGGTTGCAGGAGCTGGGTTATCGACAGCAGCTCCGGCGCGGACTCGGCGTCTTTTCGACATTTTCTATCGGCGTTGCCACCGTCGCACCGGTGGTCGGTCTCTATGCGATCTTCGGACTCGGGATGAACCTGTCCGGGCCGGTGTGGGTGTGGCTGCTGGTACTGTCCCTGGTCGGCCAGGTGCTGGTGGCAGTGGTCTATGCGGAACTCGCATCCGAGTTCCCGATTGCAGGAGGGCCCTATCAATGGGTGCGCCGGCTGATCGGGCCGGACGCGGGCATCTTCACAGGCCTCATATACCTCGTTGCCGTGTCGGCGGCGCTCGCTACCGTGGCGTTCCTTGCGGCGCCGTGGTTCGCGCAGTTGCTCGGTCTTCAGCCCTCGCCGGGCGGGCACATGCTGCTTTCGTTCTGCGTGCTGCTCGCTTCCCTGCTGGTCAATGCCGGCGGCGTCCAGGTCGTTCGCGTGGCGGTAAACTTCGGCATCGCAGCCGAGATAATCGCTTCGATGCTTATCGGCTCGATGCTGCTGGTGTTCTTCCGAACCCACGATGTCACTGTCCTCTTCAGTTCGATGGGGGCTCCGACCTCGCTCGGAGCAGCGCTTGCCACGCTCGCCGTCTGCGGTTGGGCCTTCGTCGGTTTCGATGCGAGCGCGTCGGTCGCCGAAGAGACCACCGGCGCGGGCGCGAACGTCCCACGTGCCATCCTTGCCGCCACGGCGGTCGTTGGCATCGCAGTGGTTTTGGTCGCCGTTGCCGTCATCCTGGCGACCGGCGACCTCCAGGCCGTGATCTCGGGCTCTGAAATGGATCCGGTCACGGCGACGGTGGTCGCCTCGCTGGGTGGTTGGTCGCGGATGCCGTTTCTGGCCGTGGTGGCGATCACCTTTTTTGCCTGCTGCATATCCATGCAAGCCTATCTTGGCCGCGTCATCTTCAGTCTCGCCCGGGATGGCGTGCTTCCGTTCTCCCGGAAGTTGGCTTCGGTCAGCGAAGGCAGAAAGGTTCCGCTGGTCGCCATGACGACCATGACGCTCATCGCCTCGGCCTGCCTGCTTCTCGGCTTCAACGAAGGGGCTGTCGGAACGATGATCAGCTTCGGCACCGCAGGCCTCTATATAACGTTCCTGCTGGTCGTGGCGGCGGCGCTCTACGCCCGCGTCAGCGGCAAGTGGCGCCCCGATGGCTCATTGCGTCTCGGCGCGCTCGGCACGCCGGTCAACGTCGCCGCCTTGGTCTGGCTGGTGTTCGAGACCATCAACATAGCTTGGCCACGCGTCGAACTGGCGCCGCCAAATGCTCCGGTTTGGCAGGTTTGGGCGGCGATCTGGGTCTTTGCGGTCGTTGCCGCGCTGGCTGTGATCTACATCGGCGCGTGGCGTCGCAAGAACCTGGCTGCGGAATAG